One genomic segment of Oncorhynchus nerka isolate Pitt River linkage group LG16, Oner_Uvic_2.0, whole genome shotgun sequence includes these proteins:
- the LOC115144185 gene encoding casein kinase I-like yields MELRVGNKYRLGRKIGSGSFGDIYLGINIATGEEVAIKLECVKTKHPQLHIESKFYKMMQGGVGIPSIKWCGAEGDYNVMVMELLGPSLEDLFNFCSRKFSLKTVLLLADQMISRIEYIHSKNFIHRDVKPDNFLMGLGKKGNLVYIIDFGLAKKYRDARTHQHIPYRENKNLTGTARYASINTHLGIEQSRRDDLESLGYVLMYFNLGSLPWQGLKAATKRQKYERISEKKMSTPIEVLCKGYPSEFSTYLNFCRSLRFDDKPDYSYLRQLFRNLFHRQGFSYDYVFDWNMLKFGASRTAEDGERERERERREGKEGDERIGGGPRVPRALPPGGNPPGGVDRIRNGPNAAASNPASRGVAQSGNRSPQAVSRAERERKVAMRLHRGAPANISSSDLTAQMGQSRIATSQVSVPFEHLGK; encoded by the exons ATGGAACTGAGAGTGGGGAACAAGTACCGCCTCGGCAGGAAGATAGGGAGCGGCTCTTTTGGAGACATTTACCTGG GCATTAACATCGCCACTGGTGAGGAGGTGGCCATTAAGCTGGAATGTGTGAAGACCAAACACCCACAACTCCACATCGAGAGCAAGTTCTACAAGATgatgcagggaggag TGGGCATCCCATCCATAAAGTggtgtggagcagagggagactACAACGTGATGGTGATGGAGCTGCTAGGCCCCAGTCTGGAGGATCTGTTCAACTTCTGCTCCCGCAAGTTCAGCCTCAAGACTGTCCTGCTGCTGGCTGACCAGATG atCAGCCGTATTGAGTACATCCACTCTAAGAACTTCATCCACAGAGATGTGAAGCCTGACAACTTCCTGATGGGCCTGGGCAAGAAGGGCAACCTGGTGTACATAATTGACTTTGGCCTGGCCAAGAAGTACCGTGACGCCCGCACACACCAGCACATCCCCTACCGCGAGAACAAGAACCTGACCGGCACGGCACGCTATGCATCCATCAACACACATCTGGGGATAG agcAGTCTCGTCGTGATGACCTGGAGTCTCTGGGTTACGTCCTGATGTACTTCAACCTGGGCTCTCTGCCCTGGCAGGGCCTCAAGGCCGCCACCAAGAGGCAGAAGTACGAACGCATCAGTGAGAAGAAGATGTCCACCCCTATCGAGGTACTCTGCAAGGGATACCCAT CTGAGTTCTCCACCTACCTGAACTTCTGTCGCTCTCTGCGGTTCGATGACAAGCCGGACTACTCGTACCTGAGACAGCTGTTCAGAAACCTGTTCCACAGACAAGGCTTCTCCTACGACTACGTCTTTGACTGGAACATGCTCAAGTTT GGGGCCAGCAGGACAGccgaggatggggagagggagagggagagggagaggagagagggaaaagagggggatgagaggatcGGCGGGGGACCTAGGGTACCTCGTGCCCTACCCCCGGGCGGCAACCCCCCGGGCGGTGTAGACAGGATCAGAAATGGCCCCAATGCAGCAGCCTCTAACCCTGCTTCCAGAGGAGTCGCACAGTCAG ggaaccGGTCCCCACAGGCCGTGTCCCGTgcggagcgagagagaaaggtggCCATGAGGCTCCACCGTGGCGCCCCCGCCaacatctcctcctctgacctcaCTGCACAGATGGGCCAGTCACGCATCGCCACATCACAG gtCAGTGTGCCATTTGAGCACCTGGGGAAGTGA